A single window of Granulibacter bethesdensis DNA harbors:
- a CDS encoding ABC transporter substrate-binding protein: MKTRFAGIIAAGVAAIMALVAYGAGAQEKRDTSPSVLGVGFLPGANQDFLRKNMLADLEARTHLKLRFFQWNGDVDTLGHLDGPADSVLEWPEAALDAACEHGLVMPLAKVLDNSDPHHAATGEAEQGNTHAAPAPLSPISPDNAKPSATAGDAQRNPVPHKSAAAGAAGIDWLPQGQGKCGLGAWMRSMVLVWDVSKFQSVEGWADFWDIAKYPGKRGLHRGAEGNLEIALMADGVSPGDVYNVLSGKDGQDRAFRKLAQLRPYIVWWETDAQAVHLMASGQVLMESAPAEQIFLADRAAETGAPSATGKTLRYGVQWSGNLYRIGWWAAPSGANPAIVQDFLRVWAGKEVQQTMAGQTGLGTFSPEALAGLSPQIIRWMPTADNHWQKGLKIDAAFWAKNGAMLNERLNQLMK; encoded by the coding sequence ATGAAAACTCGGTTTGCTGGCATTATCGCGGCTGGTGTCGCCGCGATCATGGCCCTTGTCGCTTACGGGGCGGGGGCGCAGGAGAAGCGGGATACGTCGCCTTCTGTTCTGGGGGTAGGGTTTCTGCCGGGCGCCAATCAGGATTTCCTGCGCAAAAATATGCTGGCCGATCTGGAAGCACGTACGCATCTGAAGCTTCGTTTCTTCCAGTGGAATGGCGATGTTGATACACTCGGTCATCTGGATGGGCCGGCTGACAGCGTGCTTGAATGGCCGGAAGCAGCCCTGGATGCTGCCTGCGAGCATGGTTTGGTAATGCCGCTGGCCAAAGTGCTGGACAATTCCGACCCTCATCATGCTGCGACCGGAGAAGCGGAGCAGGGCAATACTCACGCCGCACCCGCACCACTCTCGCCGATATCCCCCGACAATGCGAAACCATCCGCTACAGCAGGTGATGCGCAGCGTAATCCTGTGCCGCACAAATCGGCCGCAGCCGGGGCAGCAGGGATAGACTGGTTGCCGCAGGGGCAGGGCAAATGCGGGCTGGGCGCATGGATGCGCAGCATGGTCCTGGTCTGGGATGTGTCCAAATTCCAATCCGTGGAAGGCTGGGCAGATTTCTGGGATATCGCCAAATATCCCGGCAAGCGCGGCTTGCATCGTGGGGCGGAAGGCAATCTGGAAATTGCCCTGATGGCTGACGGTGTATCACCGGGTGATGTCTATAACGTGCTTTCCGGCAAGGACGGTCAGGATCGTGCCTTCCGCAAGCTGGCTCAGCTCCGTCCCTATATCGTGTGGTGGGAGACAGATGCGCAGGCCGTGCATCTGATGGCATCCGGACAGGTGCTGATGGAAAGCGCGCCGGCGGAGCAGATTTTTCTTGCAGACCGGGCCGCTGAAACGGGTGCTCCGTCGGCAACGGGAAAGACCCTGCGCTATGGTGTGCAATGGAGCGGCAATCTCTACCGAATTGGCTGGTGGGCGGCTCCATCCGGGGCCAATCCGGCGATTGTGCAGGATTTTCTGAGGGTATGGGCCGGTAAGGAGGTCCAGCAAACCATGGCCGGGCAAACCGGCCTCGGCACTTTTTCCCCTGAGGCACTGGCAGGGTTGTCACCGCAGATCATCCGCTGGATGCCCACGGCGGACAATCATTGGCAGAAGGGGCTGAAAATCGATGCCGCATTCTGGGCTAAAAATGGTGCGATGCTGAATGAGCGCCTCAACCAGTTGATGAAATAA
- a CDS encoding enoyl-CoA hydratase/isomerase family protein, with protein MEQKNLISLSQTVTIRQTGPTGWITLNRPSALNALNGEMVRAIQQTLDRWRDDPAVTAIILQGTGRAFCAGADVRRLREAVLADDMDVVEIFFREEYTLDHTIATYPKPILALVDGLCVGGGMGLAMHAHLLVATRSASFGMPETAIGLFPDVGASQVLPQLRGRTGLYMALTGRPIPAEMAHAAGLLTHLWPGEMSELVAGLERHGLAALVETDLPVPSSAFNHVFSRIDTCFSGTSLIDILDALASETSQWGEETLAAIREKAPAALCWTFEMMRTGQNLTLQQALNRDLAMAMTVTRLPDFAEGIRALLIDKDRTPHWQDARVEDVDPAMIASVLQSAASYPGTLC; from the coding sequence GTGGAACAAAAAAACCTGATTTCTCTCAGCCAGACTGTCACAATCCGGCAGACCGGCCCGACCGGCTGGATCACGCTCAACCGCCCCTCGGCGCTCAATGCACTGAATGGGGAGATGGTACGAGCCATTCAGCAGACTCTGGACCGCTGGCGCGATGATCCAGCCGTCACCGCCATCATATTGCAGGGTACGGGGCGCGCTTTCTGTGCCGGAGCCGACGTGCGGCGTTTACGGGAAGCCGTACTGGCCGACGATATGGACGTCGTGGAAATATTTTTCCGCGAGGAGTATACGCTCGATCATACCATTGCGACCTATCCAAAGCCGATTCTTGCTCTGGTCGACGGATTGTGTGTTGGTGGCGGCATGGGATTGGCGATGCATGCCCATCTTCTGGTTGCGACCCGCTCTGCCTCCTTCGGGATGCCGGAAACAGCAATCGGCCTGTTTCCGGATGTCGGCGCCAGCCAGGTACTACCGCAACTGCGAGGCCGGACCGGACTCTACATGGCACTGACCGGACGCCCCATCCCCGCCGAAATGGCGCATGCCGCCGGACTTCTCACTCATCTCTGGCCCGGAGAAATGTCCGAGCTGGTTGCCGGTCTGGAAAGACACGGTCTGGCCGCGCTGGTGGAAACCGATCTTCCCGTTCCTTCCTCCGCCTTTAACCATGTTTTCTCACGGATCGACACTTGCTTCTCGGGCACGTCACTCATTGATATTCTCGACGCCCTTGCCAGCGAGACAAGCCAATGGGGGGAGGAGACACTTGCCGCCATACGCGAAAAAGCACCCGCCGCGCTGTGCTGGACCTTCGAGATGATGCGAACCGGTCAGAACCTGACACTTCAACAAGCCCTGAACCGGGATCTGGCCATGGCCATGACCGTCACCAGACTGCCAGATTTTGCGGAGGGTATTCGTGCCCTGCTGATAGACAAGGACCGCACGCCACATTGGCAGGATGCGCGGGTCGAGGATGTCGATCCCGCCATGATCGCCAGCGTGTTGCAATCTGCCGCATCCTATCCGGGGACGCTCTGCTGA
- a CDS encoding cation diffusion facilitator family transporter, which produces MASASSSRLVVFAALGGNFAIAVMKFAAAASTGSSAMLSEAVHSLVDTGNQLLMLWGMRCAARPATPEHPFGHGLELYFWSFMVAVLIFGLGAGVSIFEGIEKLRHPVSVTNVWPNYLVLGGSFLFEGIVWLLAMRAFLRQKGRLGVLEAAQASKDPTVFTVLFEDTAALLGLLTAGVGLGLAQWLDQPAFDAMASLVIGGILAVTALFLARESRSLLIGESAPQAVREHIRRIVASEPGVVCANEILTMHFGPSEVLVAISMDFENQRSAGAVEAAVSRIEQRIRSNYPEVRRVFVEAQGFETHRAFDQQSVPG; this is translated from the coding sequence ATGGCATCCGCGTCTTCTTCCCGTCTCGTCGTTTTTGCCGCGCTGGGCGGCAATTTCGCGATTGCCGTCATGAAATTTGCAGCGGCGGCCTCCACCGGTTCTTCCGCAATGCTGAGTGAGGCAGTGCATTCGCTGGTCGATACCGGCAACCAATTGCTGATGCTGTGGGGCATGAGATGTGCGGCCCGTCCCGCCACACCCGAACACCCGTTCGGTCATGGGCTGGAGCTTTATTTCTGGAGCTTCATGGTGGCCGTGCTGATTTTCGGTCTTGGCGCGGGTGTCTCGATCTTCGAGGGGATTGAAAAGCTGCGTCATCCCGTTTCTGTCACCAATGTCTGGCCGAATTACCTCGTGCTGGGTGGGAGCTTTTTGTTCGAGGGCATTGTCTGGCTGCTGGCAATGCGTGCTTTCCTCCGTCAGAAGGGAAGGCTGGGGGTGCTGGAGGCCGCACAGGCCAGCAAAGATCCGACCGTGTTCACTGTCCTGTTTGAGGATACCGCCGCATTGCTGGGTTTGTTGACGGCGGGAGTCGGGCTGGGACTGGCGCAATGGCTGGATCAGCCTGCTTTTGATGCGATGGCCTCGCTGGTGATCGGCGGCATATTGGCGGTCACGGCACTGTTTCTGGCGCGCGAAAGCCGCTCCCTGCTGATTGGCGAGTCTGCGCCGCAAGCGGTGCGGGAGCATATTCGCCGGATTGTGGCGTCAGAGCCCGGTGTGGTCTGTGCCAATGAAATTCTGACGATGCATTTTGGTCCGTCCGAAGTTCTGGTGGCGATCAGCATGGATTTCGAGAACCAGCGCAGCGCCGGGGCCGTTGAAGCCGCGGTTTCCCGAATCGAACAGCGTATCAGAAGCAATTATCCCGAAGTCAGGCGGGTCTTCGTTGAGGCGCAGGGCTTCGAGACCCACCGCGCCTTCGATCAGCAGAGCGTCCCCGGATAG
- a CDS encoding lytic transglycosylase domain-containing protein: MDQIHPPSALLRRKAFRPAFGKLACIALLALMTACGNHSGRVNESQEAAQYQARASRNYSAPGSAEDPWGPYISEASQRFDVPERWVREVMRVESGGRLFHNGDLVTSPVGAMGLMQVMPGTYDELKVRYSLGEDAYDPHNNILAGTAYLRELYDLYGSPAFLAAYNAGPGRVDDLVNSGRSLPQETRRYVASIAPNIDGLYPISRSPAEQLASTTLSYDQLTTGGSHFSSPRAYAALDQSSSSSHGRSRSAATHGRVQTVRMASNSTHGGSSYGRHGAPVAARVQLASATSASRRGGFSLINRAEASPIQTRGIGSGGWAIQVGAYNSPHLAKAAAANAKASVTHGHTAVGTVKQRGATLYRARLTGMSRESAQAACSKINHGKGGCIVLSPDAQS, encoded by the coding sequence ATGGATCAGATCCACCCCCCCTCAGCATTGCTCCGCCGCAAGGCGTTCCGGCCCGCTTTCGGAAAACTCGCCTGCATCGCCCTGCTGGCGCTGATGACAGCCTGCGGCAATCATAGCGGCAGAGTGAACGAAAGTCAGGAGGCAGCGCAATACCAGGCGCGTGCATCCCGCAATTATTCTGCTCCCGGCTCCGCTGAAGATCCATGGGGTCCCTATATTTCCGAGGCTTCGCAGCGTTTCGACGTTCCGGAGCGGTGGGTCAGGGAGGTCATGCGCGTCGAATCTGGTGGCCGTCTGTTCCATAACGGTGATCTCGTGACATCGCCGGTTGGCGCCATGGGCCTGATGCAGGTGATGCCCGGCACCTATGACGAGCTGAAGGTACGTTACAGCCTCGGTGAAGATGCCTATGATCCCCACAATAATATTCTCGCTGGAACGGCCTATCTGAGAGAGCTTTATGATCTCTATGGGTCTCCGGCTTTTCTGGCGGCTTACAATGCCGGGCCTGGCCGGGTGGATGATCTGGTCAATAGCGGTCGCTCCCTGCCGCAAGAAACCCGGCGTTATGTGGCGTCAATCGCTCCGAATATCGACGGTCTCTATCCGATCAGTCGTTCTCCGGCCGAGCAGCTTGCTTCTACCACGCTCAGCTATGATCAGTTGACCACAGGGGGAAGCCATTTCTCCAGCCCCCGTGCCTATGCGGCGCTGGATCAATCATCCTCTTCCAGTCATGGGCGATCCCGCTCTGCCGCCACGCATGGGCGGGTTCAAACGGTTCGTATGGCGTCTAATTCCACACATGGTGGCTCTTCCTATGGTCGACATGGTGCCCCGGTTGCCGCCCGTGTCCAGCTGGCATCGGCGACTTCCGCTTCGCGTCGTGGCGGCTTCAGCCTGATCAACAGGGCGGAAGCGTCTCCCATTCAGACGCGAGGGATTGGAAGCGGTGGATGGGCTATTCAGGTGGGGGCCTATAACAGCCCGCATCTCGCCAAGGCAGCGGCGGCCAATGCCAAAGCCTCTGTGACTCATGGCCATACGGCTGTCGGCACTGTCAAGCAGCGCGGTGCAACCCTGTATCGGGCACGGCTGACCGGCATGTCACGGGAATCCGCTCAGGCTGCATGCAGCAAGATCAATCATGGCAAAGGCGGCTGCATCGTGTTGTCTCCGGACGCCCAATCCTGA
- a CDS encoding ABC transporter permease has protein sequence MRETEFFVESGSSFRVRNRLAMQDIADGLKLMRLGCTLGLLDIKGRYRGSMLGPFWMTLSTAVMVLALGLLYSQLLGQTVAQFLPYLSLSLVLWGFLQNIIQDGCAVFTSSEGMIRAVRMPFFVHATRSIIRNLVILAHNMLVFIAVFAFFRIWPGEAVFGAIPALLLWLIDGYALTIMMGILCARFRDVPPIVSNLVQIGFYITPIIWKPEQLLYGRDYLPLNPFYAMLAVLRDPILGLTPNWQVWTSALIYSTLLCIGSWFLFARVRGRIAFWI, from the coding sequence GTGCGTGAAACAGAATTTTTTGTGGAAAGCGGCAGCAGTTTCAGGGTGCGCAACCGCCTTGCCATGCAGGATATCGCCGACGGTCTGAAGCTGATGCGGCTCGGCTGCACGCTCGGGCTGCTGGATATCAAGGGACGCTATCGCGGATCCATGCTCGGTCCGTTCTGGATGACCCTCTCCACCGCTGTGATGGTCCTGGCGCTCGGGCTGCTGTATTCCCAGCTGCTCGGGCAGACCGTCGCCCAATTCCTCCCTTACCTTTCGCTGTCACTGGTGCTCTGGGGTTTTCTCCAGAACATCATTCAGGATGGCTGTGCTGTTTTTACCTCCTCGGAAGGCATGATCCGTGCCGTCCGCATGCCCTTTTTCGTGCATGCCACACGGTCCATCATCCGCAATCTGGTGATTCTGGCCCATAATATGCTGGTCTTTATCGCCGTCTTTGCCTTTTTCAGGATTTGGCCGGGCGAGGCTGTGTTCGGTGCCATTCCAGCCCTTTTGCTCTGGTTGATCGATGGATACGCACTGACCATCATGATGGGGATTCTCTGCGCCCGTTTCCGTGACGTGCCGCCCATCGTCTCCAACCTCGTGCAGATCGGGTTCTATATCACGCCGATCATCTGGAAGCCGGAACAGCTTCTGTACGGTCGGGACTATCTGCCCCTGAACCCATTTTACGCTATGCTGGCCGTCCTGCGTGACCCCATTCTGGGACTGACGCCCAACTGGCAGGTATGGACCTCCGCCCTTATCTACAGCACCCTGCTGTGTATCGGCAGCTGGTTCCTGTTCGCGCGCGTGCGCGGGCGCATCGCATTCTGGATCTGA
- a CDS encoding ABC transporter ATP-binding protein, protein MAFLEARNVGVDFPLYHGNARSLKRAVFNAASAGRFGQDARKRTVVQALQDISFTLRPGDRLGLVGSNGAGKTTLLRVLAGIYEPTTGSVQASGTINALLDTTMGTNSDLSGHDNIRLRGMYSGLSHDEIAALEKDVETFADLKEFMHLPMRVYSSGMTIRLAFGLATSIRPQILLMDEWFSAGDFSFMSRAKARMEGLVRDSEILVLSSHSHDTVAEWCNRVIWMDQGRIVADGAPKDVLEAYLGRPLKEAERADAFVPS, encoded by the coding sequence ATGGCCTTTTTGGAAGCCCGCAATGTCGGGGTGGATTTTCCGCTCTATCATGGCAACGCCCGCAGCCTGAAGCGGGCCGTGTTCAACGCTGCCTCGGCCGGACGGTTCGGGCAGGATGCCCGCAAGCGAACCGTCGTGCAGGCGCTTCAGGATATCAGCTTTACACTTCGTCCCGGCGACAGGCTGGGGCTGGTCGGCAGTAACGGGGCGGGCAAGACCACCTTGCTGCGCGTGCTGGCCGGTATCTATGAGCCGACCACCGGCAGCGTGCAGGCCAGCGGTACCATCAACGCCCTGCTCGATACCACGATGGGCACCAATTCCGACCTTAGCGGCCATGACAATATTCGTCTGCGCGGGATGTATTCCGGTCTTTCCCACGACGAGATCGCCGCGCTGGAAAAAGACGTCGAGACCTTTGCCGATCTGAAAGAATTCATGCACCTGCCGATGCGGGTCTATTCCTCCGGTATGACGATCCGGCTGGCTTTTGGACTGGCCACATCGATCAGGCCGCAGATTCTGCTGATGGATGAGTGGTTCTCGGCCGGGGATTTCAGCTTCATGAGCCGCGCCAAGGCACGCATGGAGGGGCTGGTCAGAGACTCCGAAATTCTGGTCCTGTCCAGCCATTCGCATGACACGGTCGCGGAATGGTGCAACCGGGTCATCTGGATGGATCAGGGACGCATCGTGGCGGATGGTGCTCCGAAGGATGTGCTGGAAGCCTATCTCGGTCGTCCGCTTAAAGAGGCCGAACGCGCCGACGCCTTTGTTCCATCGTAA
- a CDS encoding phosphatase PAP2 family protein: protein MTRRLTLCRHLLTATLLITPAVFTAFLPAAYAAEDATARTGWYFPAQTLPLAKVLAPPPAPGSAAQEKDLKTVRKAEAARTPELIAAIKADAHISVYRFADVMGPGFMPENLPLADKMFRHMSDDIRIAIMDAKKEFNRPRPFVVDPKITTIVPQPPNASYPSGHTAFAYANAIVLAAMAPEKAAEIFARAHLYGLHRIMGGVHFPTDVEAGKVSGSVIGSNFLQSPRFQADFIPARKEVRHALGLPEIP, encoded by the coding sequence ATGACAAGACGCCTTACGCTGTGCCGCCACCTTCTGACAGCGACATTGCTGATAACCCCGGCTGTTTTCACGGCCTTCCTGCCTGCGGCTTATGCCGCAGAGGATGCAACCGCCCGCACGGGATGGTATTTCCCGGCCCAAACCCTGCCGCTGGCAAAAGTGCTGGCTCCCCCGCCCGCCCCCGGCTCCGCCGCGCAGGAGAAGGATCTGAAGACCGTGCGCAAGGCTGAAGCCGCCCGCACACCGGAGTTGATCGCAGCCATCAAGGCAGACGCCCATATCAGCGTCTATCGCTTTGCCGATGTCATGGGGCCGGGCTTCATGCCAGAGAATCTGCCGCTGGCCGACAAGATGTTCAGGCATATGTCCGACGATATCCGTATCGCCATCATGGATGCCAAGAAAGAATTCAACCGGCCCCGCCCCTTCGTGGTAGATCCGAAAATCACCACCATCGTGCCACAGCCGCCCAACGCCTCCTATCCCAGCGGGCATACGGCTTTTGCTTATGCCAATGCCATCGTGCTCGCCGCCATGGCGCCAGAGAAAGCCGCCGAAATTTTTGCCCGTGCCCATCTGTACGGGCTGCACCGCATCATGGGCGGGGTACATTTTCCGACCGATGTCGAGGCAGGCAAAGTCTCTGGCAGCGTAATCGGCAGCAATTTCCTGCAATCTCCCCGGTTTCAGGCTGATTTCATCCCCGCCCGCAAGGAAGTGCGACATGCGCTGGGCCTGCCTGAAATACCCTGA